Proteins co-encoded in one Psychromonas sp. L1A2 genomic window:
- a CDS encoding flagellar basal body L-ring protein FlgH: protein MKNILILFSLLSIVGCTSLPNEQVKNDPEYSPVEPGEADLNVIPTGSLFQHSYANNLYSDIKAHRIGDIITVYLEESTSAKKQAGTSLDKSNSYNVNVDTVTLPGGRSIPAFGFGGGITQDSAFSGDSDTDQSNSLQGSITVNVTRVLSNGNLEIRGEKWLMLNNGEEFVRIKGVIRSEDVSSDNSVSSTHVANARIQYGGTGDFANTQRQGWLTSFFSGPYWPF from the coding sequence ATGAAAAACATTCTTATTTTATTCTCATTGTTGAGCATAGTAGGTTGTACTTCATTACCTAACGAGCAAGTAAAAAATGATCCCGAATATTCACCTGTAGAACCGGGGGAAGCAGATTTAAATGTAATACCGACCGGTTCTTTATTTCAGCATAGTTATGCGAATAATTTATATTCAGACATTAAAGCACACCGTATAGGCGACATTATTACTGTCTACTTAGAAGAGTCGACATCAGCGAAGAAACAAGCAGGCACCAGTTTAGATAAAAGTAACAGTTATAATGTCAATGTCGACACGGTCACTTTACCAGGCGGAAGGTCAATTCCTGCATTTGGTTTCGGTGGGGGCATTACTCAAGATAGTGCTTTTTCTGGCGATTCAGATACAGATCAAAGTAATAGTTTACAAGGCAGTATTACCGTTAACGTTACACGTGTTTTAAGTAATGGTAATTTAGAAATCCGTGGCGAAAAATGGTTAATGTTAAATAACGGCGAAGAATTTGTTCGTATTAAAGGCGTTATTCGTTCAGAAGATGTGAGCTCAGATAATTCTGTTTCATCAACTCATGTAGCAAATGCTCGTATCCAGTATGGTGGTACCGGTGACTTTGCAAACACACAACGACAAGGGTGGTTGACTTCATTCTTTAGCGGTCCTTATTGGCCATTCTAA
- a CDS encoding flagellar basal body P-ring protein FlgI codes for MPLSLSKIVQPFFTICLVLAFVLFVNAAEAARIKDIASVQGVRSNQLVGYGLVVGLPGTGEKSSKFTEQAFATMLRNFGINIPQGQSLNIKNVAPVAITAELKAFTKRGQKIDITVSAIGEAKSLRGGELLQTFLKGVDGKVYALAQGSLVVGGLGAEGADGSKVVINTPTVGRISNGAIVEREVISPFSQGDTITFNLHESDFTTAKIMADTINNLVGPNTASLLDATSVSVLAPRNISQRVSYLSTLENLEFQPARASAKIIVNSRTGTIVIGQDVRLLPTAITHGGISVTISENKEVSQPNAFANGDTEVVDNTTINITQEDSRMFRFDPGINLNDLVRAVNEVGLAPGDLMAILEALKQAGALQGELIII; via the coding sequence ATGCCATTATCATTAAGTAAAATAGTACAACCCTTTTTCACCATATGCCTTGTTTTAGCGTTTGTTTTATTTGTTAATGCTGCTGAGGCGGCACGTATTAAAGACATTGCAAGTGTACAAGGTGTTCGTAGTAACCAATTAGTAGGTTATGGCTTAGTGGTGGGGTTACCCGGTACTGGAGAAAAAAGCAGTAAATTTACTGAGCAAGCATTTGCAACTATGTTAAGAAACTTTGGTATTAACATTCCACAAGGGCAAAGCTTAAATATTAAAAATGTAGCGCCTGTTGCTATTACTGCAGAACTAAAAGCATTTACAAAACGAGGTCAGAAAATTGACATTACTGTGTCAGCTATTGGTGAAGCTAAAAGCTTACGTGGTGGTGAATTATTACAAACTTTCTTAAAGGGAGTCGACGGTAAAGTTTATGCATTAGCGCAAGGTAGTTTAGTTGTTGGAGGCTTAGGTGCAGAAGGTGCTGATGGTTCTAAAGTGGTTATTAATACACCTACGGTAGGGCGCATATCTAACGGTGCGATTGTTGAGCGTGAAGTTATTTCACCCTTCTCACAAGGTGATACTATTACCTTTAATTTGCATGAATCTGACTTTACTACTGCAAAAATAATGGCAGATACGATTAATAATTTAGTGGGGCCAAATACAGCAAGTTTATTGGATGCTACTTCTGTCAGTGTACTCGCTCCCCGTAATATATCGCAACGAGTATCGTATTTATCAACACTAGAAAATTTAGAGTTTCAGCCTGCAAGAGCAAGTGCAAAAATTATTGTTAATTCTCGTACTGGCACCATAGTAATAGGACAAGATGTTCGTTTGTTACCGACGGCGATTACACATGGTGGAATTAGTGTCACTATTAGTGAAAATAAAGAAGTATCTCAACCTAATGCGTTTGCTAATGGTGATACAGAAGTGGTTGATAACACTACTATTAACATCACTCAAGAAGACAGTCGTATGTTCCGGTTCGATCCTGGTATTAACCTAAATGATCTCGTGAGAGCAGTTAACGAAGTAGGATTAGCACCTGGGGATTTAATGGCAATTTTAGAAGCGTTAAAACAAGCGGGTGCATTACAAGGTGAATTAATCATTATCTAA
- a CDS encoding Na+/H+ antiporter family protein: MLNPVLLAVCLMLILSMMRINVVIALTLSALVGGLTAGLSLPDTISAFESGLGGGATIALSYAMLGAFAVAISKSGITDLLSQAIIKRLNGKQTQQTSTAIKYTVFTVILLMTISSQNIIPVHIAFIPILIPPLLGVFNKLRVDRRLTACILTFGLVTPYMVLPIGFGGIFLNNILLKNLHDNGLDVTANQVTSAMILPALGMVVGLLIAVLISYRKPRVYQEKTENTAAAEFKALNKRHIIVALISIVATLTVQLMTGSMIVGALAGFIVFTLGGVIAWKETHDVFTKGVHMMAMIGFIMIAAAGFAAVMKATGSVDTLVQALSSGIGENKSLAALLMLVIGLLVTMGIGSSFSTIPIIATIYVPLAIAFGFSPMAIIALVGTAAALGDAGSPASDSTLGPTSGLNADGEHDHIRDTVIPTFLHYNLPLIAFGWIAAMSL; the protein is encoded by the coding sequence ATGCTTAACCCAGTTTTACTGGCGGTATGTCTGATGCTAATACTGTCAATGATGCGAATAAACGTAGTGATTGCACTAACCCTGAGTGCACTAGTAGGCGGTTTAACAGCTGGTTTATCATTACCTGATACGATTTCAGCTTTTGAAAGTGGTTTAGGTGGTGGTGCAACGATTGCTTTAAGTTATGCAATGTTAGGTGCTTTTGCAGTAGCGATTTCTAAGTCTGGTATCACTGATTTATTATCTCAAGCCATCATTAAGCGTCTAAACGGTAAACAAACACAGCAAACCTCTACCGCTATAAAATATACTGTTTTCACGGTTATTTTATTAATGACCATTTCATCACAGAATATTATTCCTGTTCATATTGCTTTTATCCCTATTTTAATTCCACCTTTACTCGGTGTATTTAATAAATTACGTGTTGATAGACGCTTAACTGCTTGTATTTTAACTTTTGGTTTAGTTACTCCTTATATGGTTTTACCGATTGGGTTTGGTGGTATTTTCTTAAATAATATTTTATTAAAGAATTTACATGACAATGGTTTAGACGTAACAGCAAACCAAGTAACAAGCGCAATGATTTTGCCTGCGTTAGGTATGGTTGTTGGTTTATTAATCGCGGTGCTAATTAGTTACCGTAAACCGCGTGTTTACCAAGAAAAGACTGAGAACACTGCGGCAGCTGAATTTAAAGCATTAAATAAACGTCATATAATTGTCGCCTTGATTTCTATTGTTGCAACGTTAACAGTTCAATTAATGACGGGGTCAATGATAGTAGGCGCATTAGCAGGCTTTATTGTCTTTACACTAGGCGGTGTCATTGCATGGAAAGAAACACATGATGTATTCACTAAAGGTGTACACATGATGGCGATGATTGGTTTTATTATGATTGCAGCAGCAGGATTTGCAGCTGTGATGAAAGCGACAGGTAGCGTCGATACATTAGTTCAAGCATTATCTTCAGGTATCGGTGAGAATAAATCATTAGCAGCCCTATTAATGCTGGTCATTGGTTTATTGGTTACGATGGGTATTGGTTCATCTTTTTCAACAATTCCAATTATTGCGACGATTTATGTACCGCTTGCTATCGCCTTTGGTTTCTCACCTATGGCAATTATTGCCTTAGTGGGTACCGCTGCCGCATTAGGTGATGCCGGTTCACCAGCATCAGATTCAACACTGGGTCCAACATCTGGGCTTAATGCAGATGGGGAGCATGATCATATTAGAGATACAGTGATTCCAACTTTCTTACATTACAATCTGCCATTGATTGCATTTGGTTGGATAGCTGCCATGTCGTTATAA
- the flgJ gene encoding flagellar assembly peptidoglycan hydrolase FlgJ produces the protein MSNQTVTQASNYFDLQGLEQLRQKTKTNDKETIREVANQFESMFASMLIKSMRQANEAFETESPFNNQQTKFYTDMQDKQLAVDISRHGTLGLADALVRQLDPTSMVRPKSIDQNQLTMPNHEDKQMLSLQPEVINNNFKAPDQVQSSPQTQYQLNQSTVKGRVESPAVNVAAEGQKIDFSSPSSFIQTLLPYAKKAAKALGVSPEVLVAQSALETGWGKKILQTPGQESSFNLFNIKSHGGWEGESVNKSSLEVEDGVGVQRRSNFRVYQGLQESFKDYTDFISNNKRYEQALQQGDNAERYVEELQQAGYATDPKYAEKIKQIMNSNSFQSVVAGDNNG, from the coding sequence ATGAGCAATCAAACAGTAACGCAGGCAAGTAACTACTTTGATCTACAAGGGTTGGAGCAGTTGCGTCAAAAAACTAAAACAAATGACAAAGAAACGATTCGAGAAGTTGCGAATCAATTTGAGTCAATGTTTGCGAGTATGTTGATTAAATCAATGCGACAAGCGAATGAAGCATTTGAAACAGAAAGCCCTTTTAATAACCAGCAAACAAAATTTTATACGGATATGCAAGATAAGCAGTTAGCGGTAGATATTAGTCGTCATGGAACCTTAGGTTTAGCTGATGCATTAGTTAGGCAATTAGACCCTACTTCAATGGTACGTCCTAAGTCGATTGATCAAAACCAATTAACTATGCCTAATCATGAAGATAAACAGATGTTAAGTTTACAGCCTGAAGTTATTAATAATAATTTTAAAGCGCCTGATCAAGTACAAAGCTCACCGCAAACTCAATATCAATTAAATCAAAGTACAGTTAAAGGTAGAGTCGAAAGCCCTGCTGTAAATGTTGCAGCAGAAGGACAAAAAATCGACTTTAGTTCTCCCTCTTCATTTATTCAAACTTTATTACCTTATGCTAAAAAAGCAGCTAAAGCATTGGGTGTATCGCCAGAGGTTTTGGTTGCTCAATCAGCATTAGAGACAGGGTGGGGGAAGAAAATCTTACAAACTCCAGGCCAAGAAAGTAGCTTTAATCTTTTTAATATCAAATCACATGGTGGTTGGGAAGGTGAGAGCGTTAATAAAAGTAGTTTAGAAGTTGAAGACGGAGTCGGAGTACAGCGACGTTCAAACTTTCGTGTTTATCAAGGTCTACAAGAAAGCTTTAAAGATTACACTGATTTCATTAGTAATAATAAACGTTATGAGCAAGCTTTACAGCAAGGTGATAACGCGGAGCGTTATGTTGAGGAATTACAGCAGGCGGGCTATGCAACAGATCCTAAATATGCAGAAAAAATTAAACAAATTATGAATAGCAATAGCTTCCAATCAGTTGTTGCGGGAGATAATAATGGCTGA
- the flgK gene encoding flagellar hook-associated protein FlgK, protein MADLLQIGLSGIYSSQASLTTTSHNISNVSTEGYSRQTVDTSAAGAQRLSTNFIGSGSVVTSIDRAYDQFAFTENVINTSSYAYYEQTYTQANQMDLLLSSDNTSATTSVLNMFSSLSSIADNPSLLEARNVFLQDASSMVNQYNTLYSHLETQYESVNAEIDNSADVITELAQSIASLNSQISIVTGSASGGDANDLLDKRNLAITELSEYVNTSVVAADNNMVNIYIGSGQGLVMGTVSQSVIAVDGDPDLTRKELALNFNGQSTAINGNKLGGGVGALFNSRDNDIEVAMNQLGQSVIGLTHAINEQQKEGQTLNGEIGADIFNDINSTESMQNRVLSHDDGLGKATLSVRIDDLSELSADEFTLKVSEYTAGSTLSFTVTNNTTGLSQEVSIDDLSTEARVAIPGAGISIGIDSITQPLEEGKEFTLRPTRNGAKEAVVLENDAEKIAAADAEIKASLNSDNTGTAEFRVSTISNKSDNNYMDEENPLTIRISANTTDSEIAYNLFDKDGIQVNTTELTTPVDPLTGKATFIAGGVEVEMKSGFPAVNDEIILSFNETGDGDNRNMLAITDLQSAKIMNGNKSSFQDIYNNMLSEIGAKTANADVAMQSASILKDQSFERIQSLSGVNMDEEAANLLMYQQYYSAAARVITVANEIFESLLQASR, encoded by the coding sequence ATGGCTGATCTATTACAAATTGGACTTTCGGGGATTTATAGCTCACAAGCAAGCCTCACTACAACCAGTCACAATATTAGTAATGTAAGTACAGAAGGCTACTCTCGTCAAACTGTTGATACTTCTGCCGCTGGCGCACAACGATTAAGTACAAACTTTATTGGAAGTGGTTCTGTAGTGACGAGTATTGACCGAGCTTACGATCAGTTTGCTTTTACTGAAAATGTAATCAATACATCAAGCTATGCCTATTATGAACAAACTTATACGCAAGCAAATCAAATGGATTTATTATTATCGAGTGATAACACGTCAGCAACAACATCAGTTTTAAATATGTTTTCTTCTTTAAGTAGCATTGCGGATAATCCAAGCTTACTGGAAGCTCGGAACGTATTTCTACAAGATGCTTCTAGTATGGTCAATCAATACAATACGCTTTATAGCCATTTAGAAACACAATACGAAAGCGTTAATGCTGAAATTGATAATTCAGCTGATGTGATTACGGAGTTAGCACAAAGTATTGCTAGCTTGAATTCTCAAATATCTATTGTGACAGGTTCTGCAAGTGGTGGTGATGCAAATGATTTATTGGATAAGCGAAACCTCGCTATTACCGAGTTAAGTGAATATGTAAACACGTCAGTCGTTGCCGCTGATAATAACATGGTAAATATTTATATTGGTAGTGGACAAGGGTTAGTCATGGGAACTGTTTCCCAATCGGTTATTGCTGTCGATGGTGATCCAGATCTTACGCGTAAAGAATTAGCTTTAAATTTTAATGGGCAATCTACCGCGATTAATGGCAATAAATTAGGTGGGGGAGTCGGTGCTTTATTTAATAGTCGGGATAATGATATTGAAGTAGCAATGAATCAATTAGGGCAGAGTGTCATTGGTTTGACTCACGCGATTAACGAGCAACAAAAAGAAGGTCAAACATTAAACGGAGAAATCGGTGCTGATATTTTTAATGATATTAATAGTACTGAATCAATGCAAAATCGTGTTTTAAGTCACGATGATGGATTAGGTAAAGCTACATTGAGTGTTCGTATTGACGACTTAAGTGAATTGTCTGCCGATGAATTTACATTAAAAGTAAGTGAATATACAGCAGGTAGCACGCTTTCATTTACTGTGACTAATAATACAACTGGGTTGTCTCAAGAGGTTTCTATTGATGACCTATCAACTGAGGCGCGTGTCGCTATTCCTGGTGCTGGAATAAGTATTGGCATTGATTCGATAACCCAACCTTTAGAAGAAGGTAAAGAATTTACGCTACGCCCAACTCGTAATGGTGCGAAGGAAGCAGTCGTTTTAGAAAATGACGCAGAAAAAATAGCTGCGGCCGATGCTGAAATTAAAGCGTCTTTAAATTCAGATAATACTGGTACAGCTGAGTTTCGTGTCAGCACAATCAGTAATAAATCTGATAACAATTATATGGATGAAGAGAATCCACTCACTATTAGAATATCAGCGAATACCACAGATAGTGAGATCGCTTATAACCTATTTGATAAAGACGGTATTCAAGTTAATACAACGGAACTCACCACTCCTGTTGATCCGCTCACTGGTAAAGCCACATTTATTGCTGGTGGTGTTGAAGTAGAAATGAAGTCTGGATTTCCCGCTGTAAATGACGAAATTATTTTAAGCTTTAATGAAACAGGAGACGGTGATAACCGTAATATGTTAGCTATTACTGATTTACAAAGCGCTAAAATAATGAACGGAAATAAATCAAGCTTTCAGGATATTTATAACAATATGTTATCTGAAATTGGTGCGAAAACAGCTAATGCAGATGTTGCTATGCAATCAGCATCCATTTTAAAAGATCAGTCTTTTGAGCGAATTCAAAGTTTAAGTGGTGTGAATATGGATGAAGAAGCGGCTAATTTATTAATGTACCAACAATATTATAGTGCAGCAGCGCGAGTTATTACGGTAGCGAATGAAATTTTTGAAAGCTTATTACAAGCCTCACGTTAA
- the flgL gene encoding flagellar hook-associated protein FlgL, whose product MRISSQTFFMRNTSSMMEQQASLSEKNLHLSSTIRVMNGSDDPVAIATIQRLKQDLSIGEQYISNGETAQSANELSDTALTQSTYILQRVRELMVSGSNGTLNESNRNAVAIELESLRDELMGVANTKDGNNQFIYAGYEVDTQPFQKNEFGEVEYHGDSGEKDYRIGAGVLVQANDSGSKIFMEVAEGNGTFVSELSANNTGAGVISAGNIVDENAARDFLDQDYTIAINDTGDGPEYSVYGLKETAVSGSANISISGVDLDGAGIDSVNPAINGPVAINFIETGADTNQFYIEVNGQLSSSIYDGDNAEAQTLTINGIAIEVDGLPKDGDSFEFTQFVAPTTYEEDQAISFNGIKTQVKGEVEDGDAFTLRQSEEKDIFATIQSAIDALRIPGTDQTAEAQRNTAFSMSLLQIDGALDNVTGTQSSVGARLRTIDNQYESTLDFNLTIQRTLSNLEDLDMAAAISEYQQEYSMLEVSQQTFVQLQQLSLFNLI is encoded by the coding sequence ATGCGAATTTCATCACAAACGTTTTTTATGCGTAATACTAGCTCAATGATGGAGCAACAAGCCTCATTGAGTGAAAAAAATCTACACCTATCAAGCACTATACGTGTAATGAATGGTAGTGATGACCCTGTTGCTATTGCTACTATTCAACGTTTAAAACAAGACTTATCGATTGGCGAACAATATATAAGTAATGGTGAAACAGCCCAATCAGCAAATGAATTGTCTGACACTGCATTAACTCAAAGTACTTATATTTTGCAACGTGTACGAGAATTAATGGTCAGTGGTAGTAATGGAACCCTGAATGAATCAAACCGTAATGCCGTTGCTATTGAATTAGAAAGTTTGCGTGATGAATTGATGGGAGTCGCGAATACCAAAGATGGTAATAATCAATTTATTTATGCTGGTTATGAAGTTGATACACAGCCGTTTCAAAAAAATGAATTTGGAGAGGTAGAGTATCATGGTGATAGTGGTGAGAAAGATTATCGAATTGGCGCTGGTGTTTTAGTTCAAGCCAATGACTCTGGTTCTAAAATATTTATGGAAGTTGCTGAAGGTAATGGCACTTTTGTTTCGGAGCTTAGCGCAAACAATACCGGTGCGGGCGTTATTAGTGCGGGTAATATTGTCGATGAGAATGCAGCGCGTGATTTTCTTGACCAGGATTATACTATTGCCATTAATGATACGGGCGATGGCCCTGAATATTCTGTTTACGGTTTAAAAGAAACGGCTGTATCAGGGAGTGCCAATATTAGTATTAGTGGTGTTGATTTAGATGGCGCAGGTATAGATAGTGTTAACCCTGCAATCAATGGACCTGTTGCTATTAACTTTATAGAAACTGGAGCAGATACCAATCAATTTTATATCGAAGTAAATGGACAGCTATCATCTTCAATTTACGATGGAGACAATGCAGAAGCTCAAACACTAACTATTAATGGTATTGCTATTGAAGTTGATGGCCTACCAAAAGACGGTGATAGTTTTGAATTCACTCAATTTGTAGCACCAACAACTTATGAAGAAGATCAAGCAATCTCATTTAATGGTATTAAAACACAAGTGAAAGGTGAAGTTGAAGATGGAGATGCTTTTACGTTACGCCAGAGTGAAGAAAAAGACATCTTTGCTACTATTCAAAGTGCTATTGATGCATTACGCATTCCCGGAACAGATCAAACGGCAGAAGCACAAAGAAATACAGCCTTTAGCATGTCTTTATTACAAATTGATGGTGCATTAGATAACGTTACTGGCACACAAAGCTCGGTAGGCGCACGTTTAAGAACCATTGATAACCAGTATGAATCAACCTTAGATTTTAATTTAACTATTCAAAGAACGCTGTCTAATTTAGAAGATTTAGATATGGCTGCCGCAATCAGTGAATACCAACAGGAATACAGCATGTTGGAAGTGTCACAACAAACCTTCGTTCAGTTACAGCAGTTAAGTTTATTTAATTTAATTTAA
- a CDS encoding flagellin N-terminal helical domain-containing protein: MAQVINTNIMSLNAQRQLNKSQSMQNEAMERLSSGLRINSAKDDAAGLAISTSMQSQITGLTQAVRNSNDGISMAQTAEGAMDEMTNILQRMRELSVQSANDTNSSENRIAIQEEVDQLHSELDRIAETTEFNGKKLLDGSSGSTTLQIGANSGQTLTFEIASVTANDLGLNGGLNKTDLNGGRVNTGVSLTGDDDTLAAINGVAIPKPADDTAPEIAKAINLTSAETGVTASAYNVIQGDHESTSVTGITTGLMTVQVGDSGAVTLPATSSMDNLVETINRDVEGVIASKGDDGELIMTNDTGQTITIDGTTGESGIATGIYGGYLALDSEDNSPIAVTGTDIATMGFVAANGADSVVANANPTAFVAGAAITINGVDIPTPPSTAVFKDYINSYSDQTGVKLTGSTYSAEPGRGVEISSNAGTQAERTTAMTAMGFTAGLEMGGKVIDSLGTNVSTFESASNTINKVDAALDTISASRANLGAIQNRLDSTISNLENVSQNLSASNSRIQDADFAAETSNMSKAQILQQAGTSILSQANASTQNVLSLLQQ, from the coding sequence ATGGCTCAAGTTATTAATACAAATATAATGTCGTTGAATGCACAGCGTCAGCTTAATAAATCGCAATCAATGCAAAATGAGGCAATGGAACGTTTATCATCGGGTCTTCGTATTAACAGTGCGAAAGATGATGCAGCAGGCCTTGCAATTTCAACTTCAATGCAATCACAAATTACTGGCTTAACCCAAGCGGTACGTAATTCAAATGACGGTATTTCAATGGCGCAAACAGCTGAAGGCGCGATGGATGAAATGACAAATATCTTACAACGTATGCGTGAACTATCGGTGCAATCAGCAAATGATACAAACTCTTCTGAAAATAGAATCGCGATTCAAGAAGAAGTCGACCAATTACATAGCGAACTCGATCGTATCGCAGAAACAACAGAATTTAATGGTAAAAAATTATTAGATGGGTCATCAGGGTCAACAACGCTGCAAATTGGTGCTAATTCAGGTCAAACACTAACATTTGAAATTGCTTCTGTAACCGCAAATGACCTGGGGTTAAACGGAGGTTTAAATAAAACGGATTTAAACGGTGGGCGTGTTAATACGGGGGTTTCGCTTACTGGTGATGATGACACTCTTGCTGCAATTAATGGTGTCGCGATTCCTAAACCTGCGGATGATACCGCTCCGGAAATTGCTAAGGCAATCAATTTAACATCAGCCGAAACCGGTGTAACAGCAAGTGCATATAACGTTATACAAGGAGATCACGAAAGTACTAGTGTGACTGGTATTACAACGGGTCTAATGACTGTGCAAGTAGGTGATAGTGGTGCAGTAACATTACCTGCGACCTCTTCTATGGATAATCTTGTTGAGACGATTAACCGTGATGTCGAAGGCGTTATTGCGTCTAAAGGAGATGATGGTGAACTCATCATGACCAATGATACTGGTCAAACAATTACTATCGACGGAACGACAGGTGAGTCAGGTATAGCTACAGGTATTTATGGTGGTTACCTTGCTTTAGATAGTGAAGATAATAGCCCTATCGCAGTTACTGGGACCGACATTGCGACGATGGGATTTGTCGCTGCTAATGGTGCTGATTCTGTTGTAGCAAATGCGAATCCTACTGCTTTTGTCGCAGGGGCTGCTATAACGATTAATGGCGTTGATATCCCAACTCCTCCTTCAACAGCAGTTTTTAAAGATTATATCAACTCTTACTCTGATCAAACAGGCGTAAAACTAACAGGCAGTACTTACTCAGCAGAGCCAGGAAGAGGTGTTGAAATATCGTCTAATGCAGGCACTCAAGCCGAGCGTACTACTGCAATGACTGCAATGGGGTTCACTGCTGGATTAGAAATGGGCGGTAAAGTGATTGATTCACTAGGTACTAATGTCTCAACGTTTGAGAGTGCATCAAATACTATTAATAAAGTTGATGCAGCCTTAGATACCATCTCGGCATCACGTGCTAATTTAGGTGCCATTCAAAACCGTTTAGATTCAACCATTTCTAATTTAGAAAATGTATCGCAAAATTTATCTGCTTCAAACTCTCGTATTCAAGATGCTGATTTTGCAGCTGAAACATCGAATATGAGTAAAGCGCAGATATTACAGCAGGCTGGAACATCAATATTGTCGCAAGCAAACGCAAGTACTCAAAACGTACTATCGTTGTTACAACAATAA
- the rrtA gene encoding rhombosortase gives MRAVLTHTVIILTLSTLLFVFQPDSHQWLAYYHSAVEKGQLWRLVTAHFCHTNGYHLLLNGIGLVVVVSLFFDTFKKQRLLPLLLFSAVFISLCLFFIEPTTQGYVGLSGVLHSLFAFGVCDELRKKDKWGIILGVGFIAKIAFEQFNGPSASTESLIGATVLINAHLYGAIAGVLYYLCAQVWRFSKAKYL, from the coding sequence ATGCGCGCTGTATTAACCCATACTGTTATTATTTTGACGCTCAGTACACTGCTCTTTGTTTTCCAACCAGACAGCCATCAATGGCTTGCATATTATCACAGCGCAGTTGAAAAGGGCCAATTGTGGCGATTAGTCACAGCTCATTTTTGCCATACTAACGGCTACCACCTGCTACTTAACGGTATCGGCTTAGTCGTTGTTGTTTCGTTATTTTTTGACACCTTCAAAAAACAACGTTTATTACCACTTCTATTATTCAGTGCTGTATTTATTAGTTTATGCTTATTTTTTATTGAGCCAACAACACAGGGCTATGTTGGTCTCTCTGGTGTATTACATAGTTTGTTTGCATTCGGTGTGTGTGATGAACTGAGAAAGAAAGATAAATGGGGAATCATCTTAGGTGTTGGGTTTATCGCAAAAATAGCTTTTGAGCAATTTAATGGGCCATCAGCGAGTACTGAATCATTAATTGGTGCAACGGTATTAATTAATGCACATTTATACGGTGCGATTGCAGGTGTACTTTATTACTTATGTGCTCAAGTTTGGCGTTTTAGTAAAGCTAAGTACTTATGA
- a CDS encoding tRNA-uridine aminocarboxypropyltransferase translates to MSKRAFCNQCNKALSACICTSICSLDNQHFLHILQDPSEQNKAIGTARILDLSLSKVKLTIGHSFDASMFDLNNTFLVFPDEQASTISELQQTQKINKDSQFILLDGSWKKAYKLLMTNPFLQRLPKVMINIENKSNYRLRKSPREDGLSTVEAGYYLLSELSNDTDKYIPLLAVFNKMVDFQISNMPADIYQKHYLDPIKENKS, encoded by the coding sequence ATGAGTAAAAGAGCATTTTGTAATCAGTGTAACAAAGCATTATCTGCGTGTATTTGTACATCGATTTGTTCGCTTGATAATCAACACTTTTTACATATTTTGCAAGATCCGAGTGAACAAAACAAAGCGATTGGTACAGCACGTATCCTCGATTTATCATTATCTAAGGTGAAGTTAACTATTGGACATTCTTTTGACGCTTCTATGTTTGATTTAAATAATACATTCTTAGTTTTTCCTGATGAGCAAGCCAGTACAATTAGTGAGTTACAACAAACTCAAAAAATTAATAAAGATTCACAGTTCATTTTACTCGATGGTAGCTGGAAAAAAGCGTACAAATTGTTAATGACCAATCCGTTTTTACAGCGTTTACCTAAAGTCATGATTAACATTGAAAATAAAAGTAATTATCGACTTCGTAAATCACCAAGAGAAGATGGTTTATCGACCGTTGAAGCTGGGTATTATTTATTATCTGAGCTCTCTAATGACACAGATAAATATATTCCATTACTAGCCGTGTTCAATAAGATGGTTGATTTTCAAATTTCAAATATGCCAGCAGATATCTATCAAAAACATTACCTAGATCCGATCAAGGAGAATAAGTCTTAA